The nucleotide sequence TGCCCGTCGACGACTTCACGCTGCACTTCGAGACGGCGGCCGAGCGCGGCACGGTCATGCGCGGCGTGCGGATCGAGCGCTGGGACGGCGACGTGTTCACCCTGCTGCGCGCCGACGCCGGCCGCTTCGACGGCGCCAACCTGGTGCTGACCGGTTACCGCATCGACTCGCTCGACCTGGCGGCCCTCGACGCGCCCGCCGCCGACCCGGCCGCCGCCCTCGCCGCCCTGGTCAGGTTGCGCAACGTGGCGCCGTCGGCCACCGCCCCCCTCACCATCACCACGAGCGTCACGCAGGACGAGCTGGTCACGCGCTTCGGGAGCGGCGGTTTCGAGGACGACCGCTCCATCACGCGCCTGTGGCAGGACGCGCGGCGCGAGGGCGCCTCGGCCACCGCCAGGCGCCAGGCCGCCGTGCTCATGCAGCGCAAGCTGGCAGAGCCCTTCACCAACCTGGCGCTGCTGCTGGTGGCCGTGCCCCTCAGCCTCGCCTACGCCCGCACGCGCGGCGTGGCGTTCGGGCTGAGCCTGGTGGTCACGCTGGCGTGGTACCTCTTCTACACCTTCGGCCAGCTCTTCGCGCAGACGGGGCAGCTGCCCGTGTGGCTGGGGGCGTGGCTCGGCAACCTGGTGTTCGCGGCGCTCGGGTTGGCGCTGATGGCGCGGCGGACGCGGTGACGCCCCGGGGCATCCCACGCGCTACGACCTGCCACGAGGCGCTACGCTGGACGCGTGAAGACGATCAGCCAACGGGAACTGCGTGACCGCAGCGCCGCCGTCATGGACGAGGTCGAGAGCGGCGAGACCATACGCATCAGTCGCCGGGGTGTCGAGGTGGCCGAGCTCCGCCCGTTGGCGGCGAGCGCTTTCGTTCCCACTGCCGATATGGCCCGACGGTTGAAGCGGTTCGGGAGCGGTGGATATTGGCGCCTGCGGGAGGAAGCCGACGAGCTCTTCGGGCCCGGTGACTGAGGGGGCCGGCCGCAGCGAGCGCCTGCTGGAGATCGAGTAGTTGTCGCTGGTGCCGTCGCCGTTCGACGCCGTGGCGGCGCGCGCGTCGAGGTCGTCTGATCGGCGGCCCCACCTTGCGTTCCGGTCGGCCACGACTCAAATCGGCCACAGGCGCAGGTGGTAAACTCACCATTCTGATGGCCGCCTCGGTTCCCGCCCCGGTTCCAAAGAGCCTCCTGGCAGCCACCAGCTACCTGGCGCCGCCGGACGCCGCCAAGCTGGCGGAGGCGTACGCCTTCGCGGAGGAGATGCACCGCGGCATGCTGCGGCGCTCGGGCGAACCGTTCATCACGCACCCCGTGGCGGTCACCGAGATCCTCGCCGAGATGAAGCTCGACGGCAGCGCCCTCATAGCCGGCCTGCTGCACGACACGGTGGAGGACACCCCCGCCACCTTCGAGCAGGTGGAGGAGCGCTTCGGCGAGGTCGTGCGGCGCATAGTGGAGGGCGAGACGAAGATCAGCAAGCTCGCCGTGCGGGTCTACGAGAACGAGCAGGCCGAGAACCTGCGGCAGATGCTCCTCGCCATGACGAGCGACGTGCGCATCATCCTCGTGAAGCTGGCCGACCGGCTCCACAACATGCGCACGCTCAGGTTCATGCCGCCCCACAAGCAGCTGTCGATCAGCGAGGAGACGCTCGAGATCTTCGCGCCGCTGGCGCACCGCCTTGGCATCAACCACATCAAGAACGAGCTCGAGGACATAGCCTTCAGGTACCTAGAGCCCGAGCGCTACCTGCAGCTTCAGCGCCAGGTGCGCATGCGCCAGAGCGAGCGCGAGGCGTACGTCAAGAAGAGCATCAAGCTGCTGGAGGGCCGGCTCACGCAGGAGGGCCTCACCTTCGAGCTGTCGGGCCGCAGCAAGCACCTCTACAGCATCCACCGCAAGATGCTCCGCGATCACCGCAACTTAGACCAGATCTTCGACCTCATGGCCATCAGGGCCATCCTCGACCCG is from Trueperaceae bacterium and encodes:
- a CDS encoding bifunctional (p)ppGpp synthetase/guanosine-3',5'-bis(diphosphate) 3'-pyrophosphohydrolase, yielding MAASVPAPVPKSLLAATSYLAPPDAAKLAEAYAFAEEMHRGMLRRSGEPFITHPVAVTEILAEMKLDGSALIAGLLHDTVEDTPATFEQVEERFGEVVRRIVEGETKISKLAVRVYENEQAENLRQMLLAMTSDVRIILVKLADRLHNMRTLRFMPPHKQLSISEETLEIFAPLAHRLGINHIKNELEDIAFRYLEPERYLQLQRQVRMRQSEREAYVKKSIKLLEGRLTQEGLTFELSGRSKHLYSIHRKMLRDHRNLDQIFDLMAIRAILDPEPNGHGLAQEDNEKAVCYRALGIVHSLWTPIPGRFKDYVAVPKPNGYQSLHTTVIGLQGQPIEVQIRTRRMHEVAEFGVAAHWAYKEGMTDKAEVQRRLDWMKQLLEVDTSSEDAGAFVDAVKTDIFSERVLVFTPAGDVVNLPRGSTPIDFAYHVHTEVGHRCIGARVNGEIVPLNHELTTGDRVEVLTNRSSQYGPSADWLNIVVTRGAKQKIKHYFRAQARQMQLEGGKRALERALRRRSLPVAKLTTRAKLEEVAKQLVNVENVE
- a CDS encoding LptF/LptG family permease, yielding MREPVPRRRPPRPRLSTRIDRYLLRESLPPFLFGLLLYSSLAVVSVTIPRLQWVVGAPVLELAAWLLVQLPQVMVQTFPIALVLAVLLAFGRLASENELLALRAGAVPVRRTAGVFVGLGLVSAVIVLAINQWVLPVTNTMVTKLYWELTAGQTGLFRLAQQALPVDDFTLHFETAAERGTVMRGVRIERWDGDVFTLLRADAGRFDGANLVLTGYRIDSLDLAALDAPAADPAAALAALVRLRNVAPSATAPLTITTSVTQDELVTRFGSGGFEDDRSITRLWQDARREGASATARRQAAVLMQRKLAEPFTNLALLLVAVPLSLAYARTRGVAFGLSLVVTLAWYLFYTFGQLFAQTGQLPVWLGAWLGNLVFAALGLALMARRTR
- a CDS encoding type II toxin-antitoxin system prevent-host-death family antitoxin codes for the protein MKTISQRELRDRSAAVMDEVESGETIRISRRGVEVAELRPLAASAFVPTADMARRLKRFGSGGYWRLREEADELFGPGD